A window from Neobacillus sp. PS3-40 encodes these proteins:
- a CDS encoding MFS transporter codes for MAKKYKILGNIEITKDLSLLLVIGGLYSLSVALSNTFVNIYLWKQSGEFSDLALYNLSVVVLQPLTFILAGRWAKKIDRVIVLRIGVTFLALFYLMVLFTGTNASKFLLLLGGLLGIGYGFYWLAFNVLTFEITEPDTRDFFNGFLGTLASAGGMIGPIAAGLIITRLEKLTGYTIVFGLSLSLFALAVFLSFSIKKRPANGKYCFKKILAERKHNINWRLITNAHFFQGLREGTFVFVISVYVFISTGSELALGTFGLINSGISFIAYYAASRLIKKKDRKKAILCGGILLYAAIFLIIRDVTFVKLLLYGATIAIAYPILLVPYISTTYDVIGSGWNAAEMRIEYIVVREIFLNSGRIVSILIFLSAILLFNEEKSIPILLLILGAGHTFIYYFIRRIHLPTE; via the coding sequence ATGGCTAAAAAATACAAAATACTTGGTAATATAGAAATAACGAAAGACTTATCTTTGCTGTTAGTAATAGGAGGCTTATATTCATTGAGCGTAGCTCTTTCAAATACGTTCGTGAATATTTATCTATGGAAACAATCTGGTGAATTTTCAGATTTAGCACTTTATAATTTATCAGTTGTTGTATTGCAACCGTTAACCTTTATCTTAGCTGGAAGATGGGCAAAGAAAATAGACAGGGTTATTGTGTTAAGGATTGGTGTGACATTTTTAGCACTTTTCTACTTGATGGTTTTATTCACTGGAACAAATGCTTCAAAATTTTTGTTACTGCTAGGGGGATTGCTTGGCATTGGTTATGGATTTTATTGGCTTGCCTTTAATGTTCTAACATTTGAAATAACGGAACCTGATACGAGGGATTTCTTTAATGGTTTTTTGGGAACATTAGCATCTGCTGGTGGAATGATTGGTCCGATAGCTGCTGGTCTTATTATTACTCGGCTGGAAAAATTAACTGGATATACAATTGTTTTTGGCTTATCCCTTTCTTTGTTTGCCCTTGCTGTTTTTTTGAGCTTTTCTATAAAGAAACGGCCAGCTAATGGGAAATATTGCTTTAAAAAAATCTTAGCAGAACGAAAACATAATATAAATTGGCGTCTCATAACAAATGCCCATTTTTTTCAGGGATTAAGGGAAGGGACTTTTGTATTTGTCATCTCAGTTTATGTTTTTATATCAACTGGCAGTGAGCTTGCTTTAGGGACATTTGGACTTATAAATTCTGGGATTTCGTTCATTGCTTATTATGCTGCATCACGTTTAATTAAGAAAAAGGATCGAAAGAAGGCCATCCTTTGTGGTGGGATACTCCTGTATGCCGCTATTTTTCTAATTATTAGGGATGTTACTTTTGTTAAGTTATTACTTTATGGTGCGACAATTGCTATTGCATACCCTATTTTACTCGTTCCATACATATCAACAACCTATGATGTCATTGGATCAGGATGGAATGCTGCAGAAATGAGAATTGAGTATATCGTTGTTCGAGAAATTTTCCTCAATTCTGGTCGGATTGTATCCATTTTAATTTTTTTGTCAGCAATTCTTTTATTTAATGAAGAGAAAAGTATTCCTATTTTACTTTTAATATTAGGTGCGGGTCATACCTTTATTTATTATTTTATTAGACGAATTCATTTACCTACCGAATAA